TAATCACACACTACCTGCACCAATTTTATTTATGGTTTCATTAATGTCAGATTCCAGTTCTTTTGGAAGACCTTTTATGCCAACATCAAGAAAACCGCGAATTATCATTCCAACAGACTGATCTTCGGTCAATCCCCTGGCCATAAGGTATTCTACCTGTTCTCTGGCAATTTTTCCAACTGCAGCTTCATGACTCAGTTCAATGTCCTCAACATTTGCTTCAAGGATCGGAATAGCTCTCTGCACGCCCTTGCTGCTGAGGACCAGCCCATGGCATTCAAGATGTCCTTTAGCCTTATCTGCATTTCCTATCATTTCACCACGTGCGATTACTTTTCCACCAGTGGTGATGGTTCTGGAAATGAGTTCTGCTTTTGTACCGGGTGAATTGAATATCACGCGGCTTCCAAGATCCAGTTCAGAACCAGGATGCGCGACAGCTACTGTATTCATTCTGGCAAATGCTCCCTTTCCTTCAAGTTTGACAGTTGGATATGTTTGAACTGATTTTACAGGTTTCAGGCAGATGTAATTATTGATAAAGGTTCCACCCTCTTCAACATGTACAACGGTTCTGGGTCTTACACCAATTTGCTCAGACCAGTTGTGTATCATGGTAAAATTAAGGGTTGCACCTTTTTTCACATACATTTCAGAAATTCCCAGATGTATGGCCTTTTCAACTTCTTTCTTAGTTGCACATCCTGTTATGATGTCTAGCTGGGCATCTTCTTCTACAATTACGATATTATGTACTGTCTGGGATACATTTTTTGCACCCATCATAAGGCACGTCTGAACCGGCAACGAGGACTTTTTGCCTGCCGGTGCCCGGATAAAATATCCATCTGCATTTTCCAGATAACTTGACGCAGTATACTTATCGGCATCTACTGGGACAATTTTCCAGTAATAATCCTTCAGCCAGTCATATTTTTGCAATGCTTTCCGGGTGGATGTAAGCTCAATGTTCTTATCAGTAACGGATGAGTGTGAAACCGTATTATCTGTCATAAGGAGTGTACCAAGCCTTCCCTCTCCGCTTGGAACAATACCTGCACTTAGAAGCAATTTTTTTGTATCCTCATCTAAATCCTCCAGGTTCTGTATAGCTTCTGGTCCTTCACTGGTAACTTTGAATTCGCTCAGATCAAAATCTTCACCATATTCAGACCTTTTCTCCAGTGCATTCAATGCTTTTTTCTTTAGCTCTGTGTTACTTTGCATTTAATACACTCCTCGTATCCATGTTCTTTAATTTCACCAAGCAGTTCTCGTGGATTGCCTGAACACATTATGGTCCCATTGCAAAGAATGTATCCCTTATCAGCTTCTACATAATCCATTATCTGCCCTGTATGTGTGATTATAAGACCGGAATGTCCTTCTTTTCTTCTCTTCCCTGCACATTTCATTTCACCATGCAGGAGTTTGCGTATCATCCCTCCTATCTGGGATATATTTACCAGATCAACACCCGATTCCGGCTCATCAAGAAGATATAAGGATGGCTCCTGAGCGGCTAACTGGAGAAGCTCTGACCTTTTGATTTCTCCACCTGAAAAACCTACATTTATGTCTCTGTCAAGGAAGCTATCCATGTTCAGCTCATGGACCAGAGCGTCAATATTAACCTTTTCTCCAGCTGTGACCTCTAAAAGATCACGAAGTTTGACTCCAACCATATTTGGCGGTCTCTGGGTCATTATTCCAAGTCCTTTACTTGCCCTTTCATTTAAAGGAAGATCTGTTATATCCTCCCCTTTAAAATAAATATTACCTTCAACTATGTTGTAGCCGGTAAAGCCCATTATTGTCATAAGCAATGCAGATTTACCTGCACCGTTTGGTCCAAAAAGGACATTGGTATATCCACTCTCAACCTTTAGATTAATGTTCTTTAGTATTCGGCGACCACCAACTTCTACAGAAAGATTTTCTATCTCCAGCATTCTACAATACCCCGGGTATATTTTTCACTCCATTAACAGCTAATGAATTATATTTTCAATTGTACTTTAATTTATCTCAGGTGGCCTTCATGATAATCAAATTTGATCATACAATGATGCAGGATCAATATGATCAGATCCTGTAAGAACTGCCGTTTTCAGGTGCATATGTGTCAACACCTATTTCCTGATTGATCCATTGGGAAAACTGTTCTGATTGCTCACCGTGCATTGTAAATATGGTTTCAGTACCACGGTCACAGAAATCCTTTACGATTTCTTTAAGCTGCTTGTCTCCGCAATGGGCAGAAAAGTCATAATATTCAATAATATTCTTAAGATGCTGGTGAGCCCCATTGTTCATAATAGATCCATTATCCAGTGCCATTCTTCCATTGGTTCCTTCAGCCTGGTATCCAGTCAACATGATTTTTGTTTTTGGATCCCTGCAAAGCTTATCAAGGTAGTACATTACAGGCCCTCCGCTAAGCATTCCGGATGTTGTGACTATCACCGACGGATTTTCTGTAATTCTTGCCCTTTTATTTGGTTTAACAACAGACGCGTTTTTAAATGCTCTCTTTAAATGTACCGGATTTTTTACATATTCCTGATGTTTCATTATGAGTTTATATGCATCAATTCCCATCCCATCCACGTATGCATTAATATTGTGGGCATCCAGCATCATCAGTATTTCCTGAGTTCTTCCTATGGCAAACGCAGGAATGATCACATTTCCTCCAATATCAAGTGTTTCCTGTACAGATTCTATAAATGCTGATTCGGTGTCTTTTCTGGATGGATGATCTTCTCCATAATAGGTGCTTTCAATGATAAGAGTGTCTGCATCTGGGAACTGGTCTGCACCTGTAACAAGTCTTGTATCATGAGTATTTATATCTCCGGTGTAGAAAAGAGATTCATTATCAGGTGAATTAAGATATACTGAAGCAGAGCCTGGTATATGGCCTGCATTATAAAATGCTGATGTGTATCCTGAAGCACTGAATTCAACATCAAAGTCAACCTTTTGTACTGAATTCATAAATATTCTCAAATCTTCCCTGTCAAAGGGCGGATAATACCCCATGGACTCAGCTATTTTAATTGTATCCCGTGCAAGGAGATTTGAAAAAGATAGTGTAGGAGGTGTCATAAAAATGTCTGGATATATGTCGATCAGTGATGGAACTGCTCCACAATGGTCTAGATGACCATGAGATATTATAACTGACCTGGGATGAAGGCCATTTAATGGATACTGGAAACTATCACCAGGCTTTAGACCATAATCTATCAGTATTTCTTCATTTACAAGAAGTGCCGATCTTCCTACTTCCCGGCATCCGCCTTTGAACTGTAATAACACAATCTGTCATCCTGTATCTAATTTTGTCTATCGGGAACTGCAATTTTCTGCCAATTCTTAATTTTCTTGACGGAAAT
Above is a genomic segment from Methanosalsum zhilinae DSM 4017 containing:
- a CDS encoding MBL fold metallo-hydrolase translates to MLLQFKGGCREVGRSALLVNEEILIDYGLKPGDSFQYPLNGLHPRSVIISHGHLDHCGAVPSLIDIYPDIFMTPPTLSFSNLLARDTIKIAESMGYYPPFDREDLRIFMNSVQKVDFDVEFSASGYTSAFYNAGHIPGSASVYLNSPDNESLFYTGDINTHDTRLVTGADQFPDADTLIIESTYYGEDHPSRKDTESAFIESVQETLDIGGNVIIPAFAIGRTQEILMMLDAHNINAYVDGMGIDAYKLIMKHQEYVKNPVHLKRAFKNASVVKPNKRARITENPSVIVTTSGMLSGGPVMYYLDKLCRDPKTKIMLTGYQAEGTNGRMALDNGSIMNNGAHQHLKNIIEYYDFSAHCGDKQLKEIVKDFCDRGTETIFTMHGEQSEQFSQWINQEIGVDTYAPENGSSYRI
- a CDS encoding SufB/SufD family protein, translating into MQSNTELKKKALNALEKRSEYGEDFDLSEFKVTSEGPEAIQNLEDLDEDTKKLLLSAGIVPSGEGRLGTLLMTDNTVSHSSVTDKNIELTSTRKALQKYDWLKDYYWKIVPVDADKYTASSYLENADGYFIRAPAGKKSSLPVQTCLMMGAKNVSQTVHNIVIVEEDAQLDIITGCATKKEVEKAIHLGISEMYVKKGATLNFTMIHNWSEQIGVRPRTVVHVEEGGTFINNYICLKPVKSVQTYPTVKLEGKGAFARMNTVAVAHPGSELDLGSRVIFNSPGTKAELISRTITTGGKVIARGEMIGNADKAKGHLECHGLVLSSKGVQRAIPILEANVEDIELSHEAAVGKIAREQVEYLMARGLTEDQSVGMIIRGFLDVGIKGLPKELESDINETINKIGAGSV
- a CDS encoding ABC transporter ATP-binding protein — encoded protein: MLEIENLSVEVGGRRILKNINLKVESGYTNVLFGPNGAGKSALLMTIMGFTGYNIVEGNIYFKGEDITDLPLNERASKGLGIMTQRPPNMVGVKLRDLLEVTAGEKVNIDALVHELNMDSFLDRDINVGFSGGEIKRSELLQLAAQEPSLYLLDEPESGVDLVNISQIGGMIRKLLHGEMKCAGKRRKEGHSGLIITHTGQIMDYVEADKGYILCNGTIMCSGNPRELLGEIKEHGYEECIKCKVTQS